aatccaacaaaaaccgaatacccaaccttcaaacaaaaattagaaaatatcattatacaatttcataaatatatatatatataaaatgaataaataaaccatACCTTCAACAAATACACAGAAATTCCTTCACCCTTGGCAATTTTGGGGCTTAAAACCGAGCTTTTATGGAGGAAAACGACTATAATCGGCGGAGGGAGGCGGAGGTTTCGGAGAAAACCCAGAGAAAccagagaggaaggagaaggggcttCGCGGCTGAGTGTGATATTTAtaaaccctataccgagaacatgttctcggtataggtccTCGGTATAGCAACTAAACCTATTCAGAACCGCGAAAATGTCCCGCGCATATGaaatgtctataccgaggacatgttgtcggtataatgttctcggtattgaaccttttttttgtagtgtggttttactgtcgacttaccagaACAGGATCCAGACGATGACGATGATGCTCACGGGGGCAGGGATGATGAGGAGGGCAGTACACATTTctttaacttttttatttatttatttaaagtttaatttattagagatttcatttactaaactacttttatattttcatgtttggtggagacaataaatattaatagttatattttttttatttatttgtaaaattttaattttatttttatttctaattaaataatattactaaaaaattaaataattattaatatattaaaattgaaatttattaattaatattaatatattaaaaataaaattagtaatattaataaaaaatttatttaaaaaatatttttactaacGCAAAATTACGGCGACAAAAGTCTCAACatttaccggcgcaaaaatgcgtCACTACATATATCCACATTTTCCTGCGCAAAAATGTGCCACTAAAAAACACATCTTTTGCCAGCGTGATTTTGCgctgctaaaagtgttttccaaaATAACTTGACAAATTTTTTTCCCAACGCATCCTTATTTTTCCCGGtgcattttttcgtcgccaaaagataCAATTGCCGACGCATTATGTTTTGTGTCAGCAAAAGTGTCATTATCGACGGGAGTACATCGTGGCCTTTTACCGACACAATCCCAAAgaacttttaccggcgcaaagtGTATGGTGCATATAAATACTTTTATAGTCCAAAATCATTATTTGGCCCCTCCTAAAATTTGATACAAGTTCCGTCAAGTAATAATAAATGTACTCTGAATttatatcatataattaatctcaatcatataattaaatattgCGTATCCCAGCTTAAAAATATTCATAATTAAAATGTAATTTGAGTGTGGTAGCATATATCATACTCTACCAATAATGGGTCCTAAAATGTAGTACTCTTCCGTAATATATATTGTTTGAAAATATTGTTTTTACACCTTTTTTTTAACGATATAATAATTGTACAAATTAATTCGATTAACTTGtatatttttacaattaatattatatatattatattaatagaCGACCGTGAAAATTTACCACCTTTTAACAACCTTAATTAGTAGTCAGAAGTAACTAACGATCAAGCTAGTCAATGGCATTAAATACAGCTTACAATTCGAGTCTAAAAGAAAACAGTTTCTGCGAAAGAGATCTTgtcaataattaattttttaaatatagaaatattatttaatttgggTCGAATCTTTCGTAAAATATTGGCCTTGTTCTGGTAAAAGCTCAGACGATACAATTATTTGGTCAGTGAGGTCACGTGCATAATCAACTCGATAAGAAACGACCCAAAATCGTGTTCCACGGGAAAAAAAGCGTAAACACAACGTCCAAGACTTTGGGATACCATAGAACCATTTTACAATAATACCTaattaaataaactaattaactaattaattcacTACTTAAAAAGGTCaaatatttatgtattattattattaaatccAACTTATTTCATTTCACACCGACCGTTTCCTCCTGGTATttactttatttatattttattcattGAAGAAGACTAATACACACAATTACTTACTTCTCTATTtatataatgtatatatatataagcagtGAAAATATCAATACTGAAATTTATTGTAGTTATTTTAAACGTACACTTCTTTATTGGCAAAGAGCTAGAGACAGCGACAAGAAATGTTACTTGCTGACAAGACCATTAATTAGTAAATGTGAAGTTATATATATGGAGCTCTTTAAATCCtttattgattttaaaaataaaaatattacttAATGAAAACAGATAGTAAAAGAAAGAGAATATTTAGTACTGGATCCAAATTTATGAAACAACTAATATTACATTGTTTTCCAACCCCAAAACATTGAAGACATATTACCACATCAAATTCTATAACGGAAAATATTCTCacactaaatatatatattaaaaaaaagataTGGTATAATTAAATATGACACCATACAACTCTTAAAAAATTAACATACAAATTCGTTTTATAATAaggtataataataataataataataataacaaaataagtAAGGCATTATTTCACAATTGATAAAATGGTTATGATTCAGTTATAATGTATATATGTGGAATGTGGAGAcagcaaaatatattttctttacaCGGTAAGATGATAAATCTCATAGGATATATCAATCATCCACTAATAGCAATGCATTTAAATTCAGACCAAAAATATCATAATGCATTCAaaagtaatataataaaatagaTCACTTGAGATATTTGGGCATttattaataaagaaaaaaaatattgctTTAAATAATCACTTTAGTCTTTAAATATAACGGGAATCATGTAGAGCCCACTTTATCTAGTAAATTATTAATGGACGCAAGCATTTGTTTATAGTATTTctttattgtaaaatattatatttattaatataaataataatatacaaATACGacgaaatttataaaaaaaactaatacTAAAGTCATACTTTCACGCACTCTCATGCAAAATGAAATTTTGGCGACCAAAAAAAAAGAGCAACAAACATAACTACAACAAGAATATGTTGAGATGTGAAATATGGCtacatataccaaaatattttATGTGTGCATGGTGGTAAGATGATATATTTCATAATATATACCGATCACAATTCACTACACTGATAACATTTAAAActagaaaaaaaatcataatacaatccaaactttaatttaaattaaaataaaatcactTGACAATATATTACTTTATAATCGGTATCAACCTTTAGTCAagttatacaataattaaattttGAACCTAAAACTTTATTTCATCATAAACGcgaatacaaaatatatatatatatatttataataataataaaaaaaagttggtaggagataataataaaaatgttaaataatacatcaaacaaaaaaaatatgatgTAAAAATTTACTAAATGTTAAATTAGTAGAGCGACTACCTTTCACTAAACATACAATGAGTTCGCTAGTAAAAATGTGAAATTTATGTTGTGATGGTCGTCTTCACAGGTTATAAAATGGGTCTCTCAGTCGCGTAGAAttcatatttatttataatacaTTTTAAcgaataaataataatatacaaATACAATGGAAGTAAAACATACAAAATTAGCGAGTGCCTTTCACTAGTCATATAATGAGTTCGCTAGTAAAAGCGTGAAATTCATATTGGGATAGTCATCTCCACGAGTCATAAAGTGAGTCCATTAGTCACGTGGAATTCACATTTGTTTATAATACATCTTAATAAACAATAATATACAAATATGACGAAATTAAAATATAAAGAATTAgaaatttattaaatataaaatatgtgGGAGCAACTGTTTCCCATTAGTCATACAATGGGTTTTCTAGTGAAAACGTGGACTTCATGTTGGCAAGGTCGTCTTCACGGGTCATAAAGTGGGTCCCTCAATAGCGTAGAATTCACATTTATTTATAAtactttttaataaaaataaataaataataatatacaaATATGGCGAAAGCAAAACATAAagaattaaaaatttattaaatataaaatttgTGGGAGCGGCTACTTTTCACTAGTCATACAATGGTTGAAAACGTGGAATTCATATTGGAATAATTGTCTTCACGAGTCATAAAGTGAGTCCATTAGTCACGTGGAATTCACATTTGTTTTTAATaccttttaataaaaataaataaatactaatataCAAATATGACGAAAGTAAAACATAAAGAATTAgaaatttattaaatataaaatcTGTGGGAGCACCTGTCTCTCATTAGTCATACAATGAGTTTGCTAGTGAAAACATGGAATTCATGTTGGGAAGGTCGTCTCCACGGGTCATAAAATGGGTAGAATTCACATTTATTTATAAtactttttaataaaaataaataaataataatatacaaATATGACGAAAGCAAAACATAAagaattaaaaatttattaaatattaaatctGTGGGAGAGGCTACTTTTCACTAGTCATACAATAGTTGAAAACGTGGAATTCATGTCAGGATAATTGTCTCCACGAGTCACAAAGTAGGTCCCTCAATCACGTGGAAttcacatatatttataataccttttaaaaaaattaaataaataatatacaaatatgacgaaagaaaaatataacaaaattaatttattaagtgtAAAATCTGTGGAAGCAGCAGCCTCCCACTAGTCATCAATAGGTTTGCTAGTGAAAATGTGGAATTCATGATGTGATGGTCATCTCCACGGGTCATAAAGTAGGTCCCTCAAAACACGTGAAATTCGCATttgtttataatatttttaaaagaataataatatacAAATATGACGGAAGAAATCCTTAAACAACGTAGGACAAGAATACTTCTATCACGCACTCTCATGCAAAATGAAATTGAGTTTGACCGAAACAAAAAGAGATTACAATTAGAACGGTGAATGTTTTGATAGATAGACCAGCAGTTTAATGTATTTATAAAATCTAAAAGCCTAATCTGGTTtggttctttttattttatttttatttttgtttttatttttatttttctcattGTCTATCtcctcccttttctctctcttagTCTGTTTCCCCATAAGGACTGTAACAAAATAAAATTCCGCCATTGACTGATAGCTTCTGAGATACCCATCTGGGTCCTCTTGACTCAGAGCCAGATCGGTAAGCTAAGCTAAACCCTGAAATTGCATTTCTCCAAAATTTGATTCAATTCATGAGTTTTTACCAAAACTGGATGCTGTTTTTAAAGTATAAATTTCCTGCCAAATCTTACCATTCAAATCagatttattgttatattattacTCAATCTGAATGGGAATCAGACTCAGGGGCTTTCCTGTTTTTCTTTTCACATGTTCAAATCAAAGAATCAATAATTAGAAGTTTTTCTATTGCCGTTTCATGCTTTCcacgtttttttttttctttccattgaGCAAGAAAAGGTCATTTAGCTGTGTGTTAGCTGTTGAGAAAAATCTGGGAGCATTAGTAGGGGGcttcttattcttcttcatgATCTTCTGTAATTGAGAAATGGGTTTTCTTTAATTTGGCTTTACAGGTTCCAGCAATGGGCTTAAAGAAGAGAAGGGTAAGCTgtaaaattttcaattttgctATTTATCTTCAAAAgtttagctcgtggaagaagATTGCGATGAACCCAACAAAGTGAAAGAAGAATCCAAATCTATATACAACAAATCATCGTCGTTTTCTTCCTCCAGCCAATCACATTCTTCCTACCAGCCACCGTTCTCCCAATTGACCACTGCCACCTACTCCCCGGCCGCCGCTCTTCCGCCGGCCACTGGCTAGTGCCTCGATGTTGCTGCTCTTTTACAAGTCTTGAACATTCATGGTGGGAAAGGTTTACCTTCTTGCCTTCTCAATGTTTCATGAACAATAATTGTAGACTTGTGTTTTGATTTGGGGCTAAAATCAGTTTTCCTTGCAGCTCCTTCACCGTCTGATTGTTGTTCAAGTGCTCatctttttttttcccttttttctcTGGTTTGTAAAACAATATGTTGAGAGCACCCGTTAAATGAATTTGTTATATATTGCTAGTAATTTGCTTGCTGGGAACTAGTTGAGCATGCTCCTTACATTGATATATTGCAAAATATTGATAAATCTCTTTTATTCTGCTGAATAAAAATTAGTGAGAACAATTTACTGGTTGCGGTTGGTATACATTATAAATTgtgataaaatatataaaaattactAACTCCAAAATTCTGAGCTGCTGTAcgcttcttttttcttttttctttttttttaaaacacagaTTTCCAACCGTAAACCAATCAAGTCAGGTTCTTTTTTTGTCTGAAACAAGAAATTCAAAGatgaatttgaattttggagagGGGTTTCCGTATCTAGGAGCAGAAGAGTTTCAGTTTGAAAGCTCTTGGGTGCCAGCAACTCCAGAGAAGCCCCCTATTTTGGGATCTATTGCAATCTCAGATATCCAACAAGGAAGACATCAGGACCCAGTAAATTCACTAGAATTGGCATCAATTACAGGAAGACATGCATCAAATTTTGATTGTTTGGCTCAAATTTTCAATGCAAATTCACAAGTGAGCCAAAATATGGGGTATTTTCGACATTCAGATGGACATCCAACAGAGAATAACCTGAGGACTAATGGCAGAGATGGTTCTCATCAACAGTCTTTACCTGAGGATTTTGTAGGCTTGAATAATAATTTATCGTTCATGCAACTGTTACAACATGGGGGAGCTGAAGTCCCATCGTCAAACACCTCGCTTTTAAGACTTGTAGAAATGGCAGCAGAAAGACCTGTGTTGCCACAACCACCACATCAAATGATCAACATCCAACAGGATTATGGCTCAGGTGGTTTCAATATTGGTGCCGGGTTCATCAGCAGCATAGCAGAGGGAACTGAAATTGGCAATTCACATTGGCAAGTGGGGAAAAGTTGGACTGATTCCAACACTGCTAATCTGTTAATCAGAGAACAGAGTGAATGTTCAAGTTCCAACCCACTGAATTATGGTGGCAGCTTACCCCAGACACTCAGCTGTAAGTATTTTTGTTATTGTTGAGTGCCTAATTGTTTAACTTCCATTTGAAAATTATCGAGGCACTTttctcaacaaaaaaaaaaattcatttcaacGCATTGAATTATGTAAGGAattcccttttaatttgaatgaaaTCAAGCTCCTGTATTCAGTTGTCTCTAGTGATTATCATTCCCTCGTGCAATTAAAACTATCAAAATAGTCAAATTAATGAACCCATATGAAATGACTAGAAAAGTAGATACAAATTAATAACATGAGCACTCCTATCTATGATCTTTTCAAGATTTCTTGTTTAGATGCTAAACATTGATATAATGAGCTATAGATTAACAATATACCAATGTTGATGTTATGAAAACCTAGATAAATTATAGCATTTCTATAAGATGGCATAAAGTATCCCCATAACTGAGTTCAAATATATATACTCGGTAAATATGTATAACCATATTGATGAACAAAACTATCTCTGCAGATGACCTCTCCACACCGTGCAAGCCAGGCTATGATTTGAATTACTCACCACGTAACTCCAATGCTCTCACAAATGTTGTCAACTCGCCTCATTTCACACCAGTAACACCAAATCATGTTACATCGGAGAACCAGCGGTCTGCATTACTAAAGTCCGCCATAGATGAAACCCCAAGTCAGGAAAGAGACACAACAAAGAATCTAATTGAATGCAGAGAAGACGAAGCAATTCAACTACATGGTGATGAACTCTTACAAAAGATTGTCGACTCATCGTCCACTGCCATTTCTACACCATACAAGGAAAATAAagactatataactgacctgggcatTGATCTGAATGAGACACCACAACAGAAACCACCAAAACGTAGAAAACACAGGCCCAAGGTAATTGTAGAAGGCAAACCAAAAAGGGGCCGAAAGCCTTCAGTTCCAAAAAATACAGAACCTAAGCAACCAAAGAGGAAATATGTACGCAAAAATGTTCCAAAGGAGTCAACATCTCAAACGGTGGATATGTTGGAAGAGACTAGAAATCCTAACACTGCATTGCCCAAAAAAAGTAGCAAGAAAGTATTAAATTTTGATTTGGAAAAGATTGGAGATGCAAATCTGGGCAATATAGTGACGCAGCAGGAGATGCACAACATGAATGGAAAAGCTCCAAGTGTTACCCTGGACTATCAAGCAACAGAGCTATGTAATGGAATTAATCATGCAAGGGATACAACTCCATCCATGCAAAGTGGCATACCTGTTGAACAGATGGTAGAAAACCATTTCATGAATCAAATGCCAAATGGCAATGTCCGTCCATTTGACAGTCAAGCAACTGTTGCTCTGTTTGATTCAACAAAAGATATGCATGTGAAAAATTTCAATGAAGCTGGAAGACATGAAATAAACAGAAATGTTGATCAACAGCTAAAGAGAAAGGAAGATGAATACATTCTGAAACAGCAACAAACATGTGCAGAAGCAATAGTCCGAGATAGAGTTCAAAGAAGCGATAATTGTGAAAACCTTCAGAAGATTACAGAACCAACAAAGCATGCTATGCCTCAGCCAATTCCAAAGACTCCCTCCTCCAATGAAGCAAGGGGGTCAAAAAGAGATCATTGCCACACCACTGAACATGCACATCTCTCAACTACAAATCATATGGATGCCAGTACATTGTTGTACCGAGGAATATATGAGATCTGCTCAGGAATTTCACAAACTcctaagaaaaagaaaattggGGATGACTGCAGAGACACGCCTTCTAATGTCAAAGCAGCTGAGGGTTTGGGAAATGTTGAAACAACAAGAGCGCACAATGTCAATGCAAGTGGACTGAAATCAAAAGAGAATTGCACATTATTGGATACTCAATTCAGCAGAACTGcagagagagaaactaatgaaATCAGCATGGTCAACATTAACAGCTATGATCACTCTACCCCTTCAGAGCATAACATACCATATCTCCAAATTTTATCCAGGCAACATTCACAAACAGGACAGACAGGTTCTGCAAGGGCCCAGTATCATGCTAACAGCCTTTCCACTGGAGCCACAGTTGAAGAGAGTAAACATCTCTCATCCCTTCCTAAAACGTCCACCACACTTGGAAATGCCCAAGTATTTCAAACTTGTTATGCTAGCATGTCAGAGATTAAGCAGACTAAAAAAGGCCCTCTAATACAATCAGCTTTGTCAGTATTGAGTACAGTGCAGAAACCCTTGCCCAAAAAAAGAGGTATATTTCTTGTTTAACAATACTTAAAATGGTGATTTTAATATGTTACTATAAGAACCCTAAAATTCTATCAATTTTTTATGTAGgtccaaagaagaaacaagtACATCCCACAGCAATAGACGAAGTCAATGTAAAAGCCCCTCTAATAAATTCAGCTTTGTCAGTATTGAGTACAATGCAGGAACCCTTGCCCAAAAAAAGAGGTATATCTCTTGGTTAACAATATACTTAAATGGTGATTTGAACACGTTCACTTGAGAACCCTAGAATTCTATCAATTTTTTATGTAGgtccaaagaagaaacaagtACAACTCACAGAAATAGACGAAATCACTTTAAAAGCCCCTCTAATAAATTCAACTTTGTCAGTATTGAGTACAATACAGGAACCCTTGCCCAAAAAAAGAGGTATGGCTCTTGTTTAACAATATACTTAAATGGTGATTTGAATATGCTCACTTAAGAACCCTAAAATTCTATCAAGTTTTTTATGTAGgtccaaagaagaaacaagtACAACTCACAGCAATAGACGAAGTCATATACAAATTTCAGAGCCTTAACCTCAATGGAAGCAGCAGTGGATTACAAAATCCAGACCAAAATGCACTTGTCTTGTACCAAGGAAATGGTGCAGTTGTTCCTTATGGGGGTTTTGAGTTTATCAAGAAACGTAAACCACGACCTAAAGTAGACCTTGATCCAGAAACAAACAGGATTTGGAATCTTTTGATGGGCAAGGAAGGAAGTGAAGACCTGGAAGGAACAGATACAAAAAAGGAGAAGTGGTGGGAAGAGGAAAGGAAAGTGTTCAGTGGGAGAGTTGATTCTTTCATTGCTCGGATGCATCTAGTTCAAGGTACACTTTcttacatttttttctatatttaataataataaaaaggaacccttaatgtttttttttttttttaaaaagtccaataaaaaatatatatgtaataatgTTTAAAGTACTCTCCTAGTTCAGAAAGAATTCTAGAAAGCACCAAAAATTCATCATTATGATCATTTGCATACTACAAATCTTATGAAGTACAATGAAGTTAAATTGAACCGGACCTCACACTATACTGTAGATTTTATAGTAATTTGATCAGCTTCATTTCAAAAAAAAAGGCAAATTGTTGTTTCAATAGCTATGCATGTTTGTAATTGATGGATACATAACCAAGTTACCATTTTTTTCCACAAAGCCTTATATGCAGCTATAAAACAGTATAGATTTCAGCAACTAACCAAGTATGTCTCTTTGCAGGAGATAGACGTTTCTCTCGGTGGAAAGGATCAGTTGTAGATTCAGTCATCGGAGTCTTCCTTACTCAAAATGTTTCAGACCATCTTTCAAGGTAGACTCAATaacatataattattttttaaccaAATGGCATAAAATGTTCAATAAAAGCAATTTGTATCCTTTACCGCAGCTCTGCCTTTATGTCTCTGGCTGCACGATTTCCTCTTAAGTCGACAGGCTATAACACACAGGATAAGGTCAACACAGTAATAATAAGTAAAGAAGCAACAATCCCCATACCGAATCTAAATGACACCATCAAATGGCACGAAGACTCAAGAGAACAAATCAATGGCCAAAACAGGGCACCCAATCAATCTGCTGAGGGTCAATGGAGAGATAATATAGCAATAACCAAAAAAAACTTGACAGACGCACAAAGCCAAAGTTCAGAAGAAGAAATCATATTGTCCCAAAATTCATTTGATTCCTCAATCACTCAAGTCGCTGGAGGAATCAGAtcctgttcaggctcaaattcaGAGGCAGAAGATCCTTGTACTGGATGGAAGCCTAGCAACACCCAAGTTTCATCCTTAACAGATTATCTATTGGCGGAAAAAAGTGCCACAGTCCAGGAAGTTTATGATCGTGTAAATGGATGTACAGTATTTGAGAAATACAAGAGCTCTTATTCAATGAAACATCCTGATTTCCCTTATACAAACAATGCAGACTATCTGTACATGCAACCAGCTCCCCATTCTGGAAATGATGAGTTGTTTATGACAACTGACCCAAGAGCACCAGAAGTATGTTGCTTTGAAAGCTTCAGTGAAGAAAGCACGTCATCTTGGCATTCAACTGGTTCCAGATCTGTAAAGGGGCCAGATACAGTTTCCAAAACCCCAAGGTGTAAAGAACAAGCTGAACGTCTCGGTGACAACTCTGAGCAACAGAATCAAGTTTGGAAGTCTCAAAAAGCACCATCAGCTGACCCTTGTGCATTATTATGCTCACAATTAACAGCCCAAGAAGCACTTCAATCAAACATTGAATACAGTCGGTCTTCTTGCAACAATTATCAGCATTTGAAGAATGACATGTTTCAAGCAGAAAGCACTTCACTTACAAACCCTGTAAAATTTTCTGACACAACTGAGGGGACTGTCCCACATGTCAATAAACTCACAGGTAAAGCTTTTGAAGCTGGGGATAGTATTTCTGCAGTAAGTATCCAGATAGAGAAAGAGAATAAGTTGGCGGAGCCAAGTTCAGACCATACTCAAAATGGTGCACGTACAAAAACTTCAAAAGCAAAAAGAGGCAATGCTACAGGTCAAAACAAGAATGAAGTTGACTGGGACATTTTAAGACAGCAGGCAGAGACCAGTGgagacaaaaaagaaaaaagaaaagatgcACTGGATTCAATTGACTATGAAGCGATTAGAACAGCTAATGTTAAAGATATTTCTGATGCCATCAAAGAACGAGGAATGAACAACATGCTAGCAGAACGAATCAAGGTTTTTCCTTACCCTTGTACACTGCCACTCATTGTAATGTGTAAATATAAGAATTATATCCCAATTGTATAAAATAAAGTGAAGAATATCAGCATCAAAGAATCATACACTAGAACAACTTCTAGGGTTCAAAAGTAATAGGAATTGATCTAAACATCACTGATTAGAAGTTTGCAACACACCTATATATCCTTTTGGTTTTTTCTTTATGCAAAAATTtgcttttattaattttttaaacccTAGAATTTATTTCAAGATTGAGGCATCCTTGAATTTAAAAATTGTTTCACAATGTTGCAGGAATTCCTAAACCGCATAGTCAAAGATCATGGAAGCATTGACCTTGAATGGTTAAGAGATGTTCCCCCAGATGAAGCAAAGTAAGTTATTCCAAATATATCAATTTGCTTATAAATATAACAAGACAAGGTCAAAATCATAAACCAGGGACAAGGTTATTTGTAACATACATTTGATTTTGTATATTTTCTCTACAACATCTGCTGCAGGGATTACTTGCTAAGCATACGAGGACTGGGATTGAAAAGTGTGGAGTGTGTGCGACTTTTAACACTTCATCATCTTGCTTTCCCGGTAAGGTCTATTTGGCTGTGTTTGTTAAATTATAAGAGCTGAAGGGGAAATTTTAACTCAGGACCATAATATCAGATTTCTGtatctttcttttgtttttgGCTAACCTAGTATATGTATTTTCTATGTTTGTAAAGGTTGACACAAATGTAGGAAGAATAGCAGTACGACTGGGTTGGGTACCCCTCCAACCACTTCCAGAGTCACTTCAATTACACCTTCTAGAACTGTAAGTATTGTGTATGTTTCAAATAAAAGGTGTATCATATTAGATAAAGAATTTCTGACCAGAATCTTCTGTAGATATCCGGTGCTGGAGACAATTCAAAAGTATCTTTGGCCAAGATTATGCAAACTTGATCAACGAACACTGTAATTTCATAATTCCTTCAACCATTCAAGTTTTTCTTAAGAAATGCATTTCTCTATTGAATAAAATCTTGTTTGGTCCATAAATGCTGTTGTTATTAATCCATTAAACTACCCCAACTACAGATATGAGCTACACTACCAGATGATTACATTTGGAAAGGTTAGTTATCAATCATTCCTACATAAGCTAAATTGGAATTATTCCAGGAAAATAGTCTCATCCTTAAATGAATATACATACGCAGGTCTTCTGTACAAAGAGTAAACCAAACTGCAATGCATGTCCTATGAGAGGAGAATGCAGACACTTCGCAAGTGCTTTTGCAAGGTATACATCCTTATAAAACTGCAATTATGTATCTTAGTTCCACTACCAACACAAGT
This genomic interval from Humulus lupulus chromosome 8, drHumLupu1.1, whole genome shotgun sequence contains the following:
- the LOC133797814 gene encoding transcriptional activator DEMETER isoform X1 produces the protein MNLNFGEGFPYLGAEEFQFESSWVPATPEKPPILGSIAISDIQQGRHQDPVNSLELASITGRHASNFDCLAQIFNANSQVSQNMGYFRHSDGHPTENNLRTNGRDGSHQQSLPEDFVGLNNNLSFMQLLQHGGAEVPSSNTSLLRLVEMAAERPVLPQPPHQMINIQQDYGSGGFNIGAGFISSIAEGTEIGNSHWQVGKSWTDSNTANLLIREQSECSSSNPLNYGGSLPQTLSYDLSTPCKPGYDLNYSPRNSNALTNVVNSPHFTPVTPNHVTSENQRSALLKSAIDETPSQERDTTKNLIECREDEAIQLHGDELLQKIVDSSSTAISTPYKENKDYITDLGIDLNETPQQKPPKRRKHRPKVIVEGKPKRGRKPSVPKNTEPKQPKRKYVRKNVPKESTSQTVDMLEETRNPNTALPKKSSKKVLNFDLEKIGDANLGNIVTQQEMHNMNGKAPSVTLDYQATELCNGINHARDTTPSMQSGIPVEQMVENHFMNQMPNGNVRPFDSQATVALFDSTKDMHVKNFNEAGRHEINRNVDQQLKRKEDEYILKQQQTCAEAIVRDRVQRSDNCENLQKITEPTKHAMPQPIPKTPSSNEARGSKRDHCHTTEHAHLSTTNHMDASTLLYRGIYEICSGISQTPKKKKIGDDCRDTPSNVKAAEGLGNVETTRAHNVNASGLKSKENCTLLDTQFSRTAERETNEISMVNINSYDHSTPSEHNIPYLQILSRQHSQTGQTGSARAQYHANSLSTGATVEESKHLSSLPKTSTTLGNAQVFQTCYASMSEIKQTKKGPLIQSALSVLSTVQKPLPKKRGPKKKQVHPTAIDEVNVKAPLINSALSVLSTMQEPLPKKRGPKKKQVQLTEIDEITLKAPLINSTLSVLSTIQEPLPKKRVFYVGPKKKQVQLTAIDEVIYKFQSLNLNGSSSGLQNPDQNALVLYQGNGAVVPYGGFEFIKKRKPRPKVDLDPETNRIWNLLMGKEGSEDLEGTDTKKEKWWEEERKVFSGRVDSFIARMHLVQGDRRFSRWKGSVVDSVIGVFLTQNVSDHLSSSAFMSLAARFPLKSTGYNTQDKVNTVIISKEATIPIPNLNDTIKWHEDSREQINGQNRAPNQSAEGQWRDNIAITKKNLTDAQSQSSEEEIILSQNSFDSSITQVAGGIRSCSGSNSEAEDPCTGWKPSNTQVSSLTDYLLAEKSATVQEVYDRVNGCTVFEKYKSSYSMKHPDFPYTNNADYLYMQPAPHSGNDELFMTTDPRAPEVCCFESFSEESTSSWHSTGSRSVKGPDTVSKTPRCKEQAERLGDNSEQQNQVWKSQKAPSADPCALLCSQLTAQEALQSNIEYSRSSCNNYQHLKNDMFQAESTSLTNPVKFSDTTEGTVPHVNKLTGKAFEAGDSISAVSIQIEKENKLAEPSSDHTQNGARTKTSKAKRGNATGQNKNEVDWDILRQQAETSGDKKEKRKDALDSIDYEAIRTANVKDISDAIKERGMNNMLAERIKEFLNRIVKDHGSIDLEWLRDVPPDEAKDYLLSIRGLGLKSVECVRLLTLHHLAFPVDTNVGRIAVRLGWVPLQPLPESLQLHLLELYPVLETIQKYLWPRLCKLDQRTLYELHYQMITFGKVFCTKSKPNCNACPMRGECRHFASAFASARLALPGPEEKRIVTSDVPTQANSPAVVMNPALLPPPENNSLIEVGSKTEKCEPIIEEPATPEQECIEVSQSDIEDSFYEDPDEIPTIKLNIEEFTETLQNYLQKNMELQEGDMSKALVALNPEAASIPIPKLKNVSRLRTEHQVYELPDSHPLLERLDKREPDDPSPYLLAIWTPGETANCIQPSERSCSSQQPDKLCDEKTCFSCNSIRETNSQTVRGTILIPCRTAMRGSFPLNGTYFQVNEVFADHDSSLNPISVPREWIWNLPRRMVYFGTSVSTIFKGLSTEGIQFCFWKGFVCVRGFDLTTRAPRPLIARLHFPASKLIKTKNDDKR